The Rhododendron vialii isolate Sample 1 chromosome 5a, ASM3025357v1 genome contains a region encoding:
- the LOC131325766 gene encoding uncharacterized protein LOC131325766 isoform X1: protein MNNRAHIVRQYESGSTASDRKSTRETPDRKGITFSLCGLEDLRQYSVRKLINAVSFWILLAICLVCSKVSQLVRSSTQPSASLPLSLSEIPPPKAPEKPKVPIKKIQEAKGKGRVISENLQQYFGRKRKDVAARLGVSVSTFKRMCRQQGIMRWPGMGSGGSVSKPPDQHGERNTSTARETPSHNVQTGMEVELFGQNEVANVSRRDFMGGPIALNTSTARETPSHNVQTRINVQTRMEGEPVGQNQESNECGRDFMERQIALNTESGLIMVSRPPDQHEERNTSTACETPSHNAQTGMEGELFGQNEVANVFRRDFMGGRIALNTESGLIMVSRPPDQHGERNTSTACGTLSCNVETGMEVEPVGQNQEANVFQRDFTKGPTALNTENGLIIGSFSEWASQVNDQSTLSTPYQNHNALVFPQPQITSMLSENRGGSIDWTNSLASQAKPFSDRHISGSSNLAFPTWSNQAAPSQHAEGQSVKSTVYPDHNAVHCFPEGHVFESIYWNEHTNSLASQAKPFSDRLISRSVWRLPDQLEGQTMQFTAHANPNALGLPQFQIASSQVPSANEAAPSHPMATILPERQGPRSVKVKATYGNGNRIIKFPLPLTSGIKELMQEVSKTLDWELGSFDVDYKDEDGEWISMARDDNVSEYLQLLKSLGNQATKLEVRKKVPDTTNIF from the exons ATGAACAACAGAGCACACATTGTCAGACAGTATGAAAGCGGCTCTACTGCATCTGACAGGAAATCTACAAGAGAAACACCAGACAGAAAAGGGATAACTTTTAGTTTATGCGGTTTAGAGGATCTCCGACAATATTCTGTACGTAAATTGATAAATGCTGTTTCTTTTTGGATATTGCTTGCCATCTGTCTCGTGTGTTCAAAAGTATCACAGCTTGTTAGATCTTCAACACAGCCTTCAGCCTCACTACCCTTATCCTTAAGTGAAATACCACCACCAAAAGCACCAGAAAAACCAAAAGtaccaattaaaaaaatacaagaagcaAAAGGGAAAGGGAGAGTTATTTCAGAGAATCTTCAACAATATTTTGGCCGAAAACGTAAAGATGTTGCGGCGAGGCTTGGCG TTAGTGTCTCCACGTTTAAGCGAATGTGTAGGCAGCAGGGGATTATGCGGTGGCCTGGGATGGGAAGCGGTGGTAGTG TCTCTAAACCCCCCGATCAACATGGAGAAAGGAATACATCAACCGCACGCGAGACGCCATCACATAATGTGCAGACTGGGATGGAGGTTGAACTGTTTGGTCAAAATGAGGTGGCAAATGTGTCTCGACGAGATTTTATGGGAGGCCCAATTGCTTTGAATACATCTACTGCACGTGAGACGCCATCACATAATGTGCAAACTAGGATTAATGTGCAAACTAGGATGGAGGGTGAACCGGTTGGTCAAAATCAGGAGTCAAATGAGTGTGGACGAGATTTTATGGAACGCCAAATTGCTCTGAATACAGAAAGTGGTTTAATAATGG TTTCGAGACCCCCTGATCAACATGAAGAAAGGAATACATCAACCGCATGCGAGACACCATCACATAATGCGCAGACTGGGATGGAGGGTGAACTGTTTGGTCAAAATGAGGTGGCAAATGTGTTTCGACGAGATTTTATGGGAGGCCGAATTGCTTTGAATACAGAAAGTGGTTTAATAATGG TCTCGAGACCCCCTGATCAACATGGAGAAAGGAATACATCAACCGCATGCGGGACGCTGTCATGTAATGTGGAGACTGGGATGGAGGTTGAACCAGTTGGTCAAAATCAGGAGGCAAATGTATTTCAACGAGATTTTACAAAAGGCCCGACTGCTTTGAATACAGAAAATGGTTTAATAATAG GGAGTTTCTCTGAATGGGCAAGTCAAGTGAATGATCAATCAACTTTGTCCACTCCTTATCAAAATCACAATGCTCTTGTATTTCCCCAGCCTCAAATAACATCGATGCTAAGTGAGAACAGGGGTGGTTCAATAGATTGGACGAATTCTTTAGCTTCACAAGCAAAGCCCTTTTCAGACAGACACATCTCTGGATCTAGTAATTTGGCATTTCCTACATGGTCAAATCAAGCGGCTCCTAGTCAACATGCGGAAGGTCAATCAGTGAAGTCCACTGTTTACCCAGATCACAATGCAGTCCACTGTTTTCCGGAGGGACATGTCTTTGAATCTATTTACTGGAATGAGCATACAAATTCTTTAGCTTCACAAGCAAAGCCCTTTTCAGACAGACTTATCTCTAGATCTG TCTGGAGACTCCCTGATCAACTGGAAGGTCAAACAATGCAGTTCACTGCCCATGCAAATCCAAATGCTCTTGGGCTTCCACAGTTTCAGATAGCATCGTCCCAGGTGCCAAGTGCGAACGAAG CAGCTCCTAGCCATCCTATGGCTACTATTCTCCCAGAAAGACAAGGTCCGAGGTCCGTGAAGGTAAAGGCAACATATGGGAATGGGAATAGGATAATAAAATTCCCGCTCCCTCTCACGTCTGGAATTAAGGAACTGATGCAAGAAGTGTCAAAGACACTGGACTGGGAGCTTGGTAGTTTCGATGTGGATTATAAGGATGAGGATGGGGAGTGGATTTCAATGGCCCGTGATGATAATGTAAGTGAATATCTGCAACTTCTCAAATCATTAGGAAATCAAGCAACCAAACTAGAGGTTCGTAAAAAGGTTCCCGATaccacaaatattttttaa
- the LOC131325766 gene encoding uncharacterized protein LOC131325766 isoform X2: MCRQQGIMRWPGMGSGGSVSKPPDQHGERNTSTARETPSHNVQTGMEVELFGQNEVANVSRRDFMGGPIALNTSTARETPSHNVQTRINVQTRMEGEPVGQNQESNECGRDFMERQIALNTESGLIMVSRPPDQHEERNTSTACETPSHNAQTGMEGELFGQNEVANVFRRDFMGGRIALNTESGLIMVSRPPDQHGERNTSTACGTLSCNVETGMEVEPVGQNQEANVFQRDFTKGPTALNTENGLIIGSFSEWASQVNDQSTLSTPYQNHNALVFPQPQITSMLSENRGGSIDWTNSLASQAKPFSDRHISGSSNLAFPTWSNQAAPSQHAEGQSVKSTVYPDHNAVHCFPEGHVFESIYWNEHTNSLASQAKPFSDRLISRSVWRLPDQLEGQTMQFTAHANPNALGLPQFQIASSQVPSANEGRIASQVEAFIMGHVSESSNLAFPEYSDAAAPSHPMATILPERQGPRSVKVKATYGNGNRIIKFPLPLTSGIKELMQEVSKTLDWELGSFDVDYKDEDGEWISMARDDNVSEYLQLLKSLGNQATKLEVRKKVPDTTNIF; the protein is encoded by the exons ATGTGTAGGCAGCAGGGGATTATGCGGTGGCCTGGGATGGGAAGCGGTGGTAGTG TCTCTAAACCCCCCGATCAACATGGAGAAAGGAATACATCAACCGCACGCGAGACGCCATCACATAATGTGCAGACTGGGATGGAGGTTGAACTGTTTGGTCAAAATGAGGTGGCAAATGTGTCTCGACGAGATTTTATGGGAGGCCCAATTGCTTTGAATACATCTACTGCACGTGAGACGCCATCACATAATGTGCAAACTAGGATTAATGTGCAAACTAGGATGGAGGGTGAACCGGTTGGTCAAAATCAGGAGTCAAATGAGTGTGGACGAGATTTTATGGAACGCCAAATTGCTCTGAATACAGAAAGTGGTTTAATAATGG TTTCGAGACCCCCTGATCAACATGAAGAAAGGAATACATCAACCGCATGCGAGACACCATCACATAATGCGCAGACTGGGATGGAGGGTGAACTGTTTGGTCAAAATGAGGTGGCAAATGTGTTTCGACGAGATTTTATGGGAGGCCGAATTGCTTTGAATACAGAAAGTGGTTTAATAATGG TCTCGAGACCCCCTGATCAACATGGAGAAAGGAATACATCAACCGCATGCGGGACGCTGTCATGTAATGTGGAGACTGGGATGGAGGTTGAACCAGTTGGTCAAAATCAGGAGGCAAATGTATTTCAACGAGATTTTACAAAAGGCCCGACTGCTTTGAATACAGAAAATGGTTTAATAATAG GGAGTTTCTCTGAATGGGCAAGTCAAGTGAATGATCAATCAACTTTGTCCACTCCTTATCAAAATCACAATGCTCTTGTATTTCCCCAGCCTCAAATAACATCGATGCTAAGTGAGAACAGGGGTGGTTCAATAGATTGGACGAATTCTTTAGCTTCACAAGCAAAGCCCTTTTCAGACAGACACATCTCTGGATCTAGTAATTTGGCATTTCCTACATGGTCAAATCAAGCGGCTCCTAGTCAACATGCGGAAGGTCAATCAGTGAAGTCCACTGTTTACCCAGATCACAATGCAGTCCACTGTTTTCCGGAGGGACATGTCTTTGAATCTATTTACTGGAATGAGCATACAAATTCTTTAGCTTCACAAGCAAAGCCCTTTTCAGACAGACTTATCTCTAGATCTG TCTGGAGACTCCCTGATCAACTGGAAGGTCAAACAATGCAGTTCACTGCCCATGCAAATCCAAATGCTCTTGGGCTTCCACAGTTTCAGATAGCATCGTCCCAGGTGCCAAGTGCGAACGAAGGTAGGATAGCTTCACAAGTTGAGGCCTTTATTATGGGACATGTCTCTGAGTCTAGTAATTTAGCATTTCCTGAATATTCTGATGCAGCAGCTCCTAGCCATCCTATGGCTACTATTCTCCCAGAAAGACAAGGTCCGAGGTCCGTGAAGGTAAAGGCAACATATGGGAATGGGAATAGGATAATAAAATTCCCGCTCCCTCTCACGTCTGGAATTAAGGAACTGATGCAAGAAGTGTCAAAGACACTGGACTGGGAGCTTGGTAGTTTCGATGTGGATTATAAGGATGAGGATGGGGAGTGGATTTCAATGGCCCGTGATGATAATGTAAGTGAATATCTGCAACTTCTCAAATCATTAGGAAATCAAGCAACCAAACTAGAGGTTCGTAAAAAGGTTCCCGATaccacaaatattttttaa